One Archocentrus centrarchus isolate MPI-CPG fArcCen1 chromosome 14, fArcCen1, whole genome shotgun sequence DNA window includes the following coding sequences:
- the mepcea gene encoding 7SK snRNA methylphosphate capping enzyme: MSVDEDTAKMGSPQPTSTSSPQLTDCTGGYCDVSAMIDGTAATSEFAAAFPLPGTAASPKHTSTTDALTLADNTGQRARGNENSINRRNSFHHSKQQQQQTKLTKRRYTANSGFKHPSSGKRRRRANSESDSVLPTNFLLGGNIFDPLNLNSLLDEEVNRALNAETPKSSPLPAKSRDPVEILIPRDITDPLNLNSGIADSSFLVSPFKSGGRKRHRNRHHGGGGSGSGSGGSSGISATQMTLLELGKSEVKTGPSMPLQGTLASCSALESNNESSSVSSVIVEFHEHTDCNSASCKEEATSVSVEDSASSLSGAPHQHTSRRKRRRNSGKMEPPVTHSTPVGKSGSVDRLCGTGGARNSFQTSKTGPKTGPGIRQHPQTHSHTNQQKKFQYGNYNKYYGYRNPGCSEDPRVRLLRPEWFKGKEVLDLGCNSGHVTLYIAKMLRPARILGLDIDSGLIHAARKNIRHYLSELQTQEARRVMQGKKTTKQEETNGNESHMGTEKKHNEAKSRDENGKPVEGESGPADAANDNDSCHTDETGTQRQGSKTEEMEPEDCDSPPADHSESCSFPVSLRISRGPIAAPPLTETSKVQPGEFPSNVSFIKANYVLENDNLLLTQRPEYDVILCLSVTKWVHLNWGDNGLKRLFKRVYRHLHPGGLFILEPQPWESYVRRKKLTDNISRNYHSIRLKPDQFSSYLTTEVGFTSFEYIGAPKCSVRGFQRPIYVFHK; this comes from the exons ATGTCTGTTGACGAGGATACGGCAAAAATGGGCAGTCCACAGCCCACTTCCACATCATCTCCGCAGCTCACCGATTGTACTGGAGGTTACTGCGATGTGTCTGCGATGATTGATGGAACTGCAGCCACATCTGAATTTGCAGCTGCTTTCCCTCTTCCgggcactgctgcctcaccaaaacacaccagcacaaCTGATGCGCTCACCCTCGCAGACAATACTGGACAGAGAGCCAGAGGGAACGAGAATAGCATCAATCGTAGGAATAGCTTTCATCATtccaaacaacagcaacaacagacgAAGCTAACAAAGCGGCGCTATACGGCAAATTCTGGTTTCAAGCATCCTTCATCTGGCAAAAGGAGACGAAGGGCGAACTCTGAGAGTGATTCTGTCCTGCCGACCAACTTTCTCTTGGGTGGGAACATTTTTGACCCGCTGAATCTCAACAGCCTGCTGGATGAGGAGGTCAACAGGGCACTGAATGCAGAGACTCCCAAATCCTCTCCACTGCCAGCAAAGAGTCGAGACCCTGTGGAGATACTCATCCCTAGAGACATCACAGATCCACTGAACCTGAACAGTGGGATAGCTGACAGCAGCTTTTTGGTTTCTCCCTTCAAAAGTGGCGGAAGGAAGAGACACCGCAACAGACACcatggaggaggagggagtGGCAGTGGCAGTGGTGGCAGTAGTGGGATTTCAGCCACACAGATGACACTTTTAGAATTAGGAAAAAGTGAAGTTAAAACTGGCCCTTCCATGCCACTTCAAGGTACCTTAGCCTCATGTTCTGCCCTAGAATCCAACAACGAGTCCAGTAGTGTTTCTAGTGTTATAGTGGAGTTCCATGAGCATACAGACTGCAACTCTGCAAGCTGCAAAGAGGAGGCGACATCTGTATCTGTGGAGGATTCTGCTTCTTCCCTGTCAGGGGCACCGCACCAGCACACAAGCAGACGCAAGCGAAGGCGCAACTCAGGCAAAATGGAGCCCCCTGTGACCCATTCTACTCCAGTCGGAAAGTCTGGATCTGTAGACAGGCTTTGTGGGACAGGGGGAGCAAGAAATTCCTTTCAGACATCAAAAACTGGTCCCAAAACAGGCCCTGGAATACGCCAGCACCCACAGACCCACTCTCATACAAATCAGCAGAAGAAGTTCCAGTATGGGAATTATAACAAGTATTATGGATACCGCAACCCAGGCTGCAGCGAAGACCCTCGTGTACGTTTGCTTCGTCCAGAGTGGTTTAAAGGTAAAGAAGTACTAGATTTGGGGTGCAACTCAGGCCATGTAACGCTCTATATTGCCAAAATGCTAAGACCTGCCCGCATATTGGGCCTAGACATTGACAGTGGTCTGATACACGCAGCTCGTAAGAACATAAGACattatctgtctgagctgcagaCCCAAGAGGCCAGGCGTGTGATGCAGGGCAAAAAGACTACGAAGCAGGAGGAGACAAATGGAAATGAGAGTCACATGGGCACAGAAAAGAAGCACAATGAAGCCAAGAGCAGGGATGAAAATGGGAAACCAGTGGAAGGAGAAAGTGGCCCTGCAGATGCTGCAAATGACAATGACTCGTGTCACACAGATGAGACAGGGACCCAGAGGCAGGGCAGCAAAACAGAGGAAATGGAGCCAGAAGACTGTGATTCACCCCCTGCTGATCATTCTGAGAGCTGCTCTTTTCCTGTATCCCTACGGATCTCCAGGGGTCCCATTGCTGCACCCCCGCTAACAGAAACATCCAAGGTGCAGCCTGGGGAGTTCCCTTCAAATGTGTCCTTCATCAAG GCAAATTATGTACTGGAGAACGATAATCTTCTTTTGACTCAGCGGCCAGAATATGATGTGATTCTGTGTTTGAGCGTCACTAAATGGGTTCACCTGAACTGGGGAGACAATGGCCTCAAGCGGCTCTTTAAAAGAGTCTACAGACATCTCCATCCGGGGGGCCTTTTCATCCTGGAGCCACAGCCCTGGGAGTCCTACGTGAGGAGAAAGAAGCTAACT GATAATATTAGCAGGAATTATCACAGCATCCGCCTCAAACCTGACCAGTTTTCATCATATCTTACAACTGAAGTGGGCTTCACCAGTTTTGAGTACATTGGAGCCCCCAAGTGTTCAGTAAGAG GTTTTCAGAGGCCAATCTATGTATTTCACAAATGA